From the Primulina tabacum isolate GXHZ01 chromosome 3, ASM2559414v2, whole genome shotgun sequence genome, one window contains:
- the LOC142539919 gene encoding transcription factor bHLH143-like has protein sequence MVMVKESHTRQQFSAWNSPGLDHLPLLQLDQCIPPSSCTANVALPEYSVSMLPGSNPGDQDVVDAFLKLPPLNCDVPHGTGNLYSKDSQWALLNRLGVAAKPSVATCAQKRFLIFDQSGNKTRLFFSSSFSHHCQIVASKIPACANGSHENPAAQVDEHLSVSPTEEKWDENQLTDGEDEMLEDSEEIDALLYSDGEEEYGDDDGGGENDEVTSLGHTTYISEDVHRKHTLFEKLDEEVASSDDLPKRRKLFDGGFNQPSLVDTGRPMKLDSSSGYEDDVESSNAGKRNCSDDMYSCKREKKIKVREALKILESIIPGVKSKDPLFVIDKAITHLKFMKLEAESLGLGHSKPNGKFASFP, from the coding sequence ATGGTTATGGTCAAAGAGTCTCACACTCGTCAGCAGTTCTCAGCTTGGAACTCCCCTGGTTTGGACCACTTGCCCCTTTTACAGCTGGACCAGTGCATCCCTCCTTCCTCGTGTACTGCCAATGTTGCTTTGCCAGAATATTCAGTTTCTATGTTACCTGGTTCAAATCCCGGGGATCAAGATGTAGTTGACGCTTTCTTAAAACTACCACCTCTGAATTGCGACGTACCACATGGTACTGGAAACCTGTATTCCAAAGATTCCCAATGGGCCTTACTCAACAGGCTTGGGGTTGCAGCTAAACCGAGTGTCGCCACTTGCGCTCAAAAAAGGTTTCTGATTTTTGACCAATCTGGGAATAAAACTAGATTGTTTTTTAGTTCCTCCTTTTCTCACCACTGTCAGATTGTTGCCTCCAAGATTCCTGCTTGTGCTAATGGTTCACATGAAAATCCAGCAGCTCAAGTAGATGAGCATTTGTCGGTGAGTCCCACTGAAGAAAAATGGGATGAAAATCAGTTGACTGATGGAGAAGATGAGATGCTTGAAGATTCTGAAGAAATCGATGCTTTGCTTTACTCCGATGGTGAAGAGGAGTACGGAGATGATGATGGTGGTggtgaaaatgatgaagttactAGCTTGGGGCATACAACATATATCAGTGAGGATGTGCATAGGAAGCACACATTATTTGAGAAACTCGACGAAGAAGTGGCGAGTTCTGATGACTTGCCTAAAAGGCGAAAATTGTTTGATGGTGGCTTCAACCAACCATCATTGGTGGATACTGGAAGACCCATGAAACTGGATAGTTCATCTGGATACGAGGACGATGTGGAATCAAGTAATGCCGGTAAGAGAAACTGCTCTGATGATATGTACTCCTgcaagagagaaaagaagatTAAAGTCCGCGAGGCATTAAAGATCTTAGAGAGTATCATCCCTGGGGTGAAGAGTAAGGATCCACTTTTCGTAATCGACAAAGCTATTACTCACTTGAAATTCATGAAACTCGAGGCCGAATCTCTTGGTCTTGGTCACTCCAAACCTAATGGCAAATTTGCCTCTTTTCCTTGA